ttccccaggTCTCTCCTGCCATCAGAGGTTGTAGGTTCTTGATTCCAGGTCTGGGAGAGTTCTGGTGGCAGGTCAGATAGCTTGGGGACCCCAGGCTGGGTTTAGATGGAGTACAGCACCAGTACAAGTGGTGGGGCCAAGTATTGGGGTCCCAGGCCCTAGGGTGCAGGGccagtggaggaagggaggaggaaagaaagggagggtcCCTCTGGTTACCTTGGGGGCATTCCTGGTGGGAGGGGAACTTACCTTCAGGTGGACATAGTCGTACTCTTCAGCCATTGGGATGCCCTCATACTCATTGTGGGGTCCTGCTGGATCGTCCTCTACCTCCCTGCCCTCTGGATCCTCCTCAACCTTGGGGCCCCCATAGCccggcaggcggggtgggggtgggggtagaggtcGGTCCTGGATGCTGCCTTTCCGGcctggagcaggagagggagcgggggaagggctgggggccTCAGGGACAGGCAGGGCAGGCAAAGGGCGGCGAGACAGGCTCTCAGCTGAGGGCAAGCGGGGCCTGTGTGGGAGTGGGGGGCTTCTGGCTAGAAGCAGGGCCAAAGCGTCCAGGTCATTGGAGGCCGAGGCTCCTGGGGGCTCTGGAGAAGGAGGCGCCTCTGGTCCCAGCAGGGGCACATCGTAGATGCCCTCATCAGTGCCGCCACCTTCCCCATCTGCTAGCAGTTCCTCCGGCGCTTCGTACAGATTGAGCAAAGCTGAGGCCCGTTTCAGGTTGGAGGGGGCAGCGTAGAGGGGGGGCTCGGGTTCCCGGCCCCCTTCCCACTCCAGATCTGCTTCCAGCTCTGATGGCAGCTTTGGGGCCAAAGGCACATCGTAGGGAGCTTCATCCTCTCCAGGGGGCTGCAGGGCACCCTGGGCCAGAGGGCGGCTGAAGGAGGCAGGGGAGTCGTAGGGACCATTGGAGGGAACTCGGAGGGCCGTGGGGGGCACGTCATAGACCTGGAGAGGGAGCCCAGCCACCAGTTATTGTCAGATTCAGCAGGGGACACCCTCCCAGagtcctctgctccctgcccagcataTACATGGGTGTCTAGCTCTCACCTCCAGGGCGTCTCCAGGGGCGGCTGTCTGGGTCCCACTCCCTCTGGGGACCTTGTAGATGGGAtcgggggagggcaggcagggtccGGCCTGAGGTCCTACGGTAGGACAGGGCCGAGCTGGGGGTGGCACCACATATACCTGGGGGATCAAAACAGATGGAAGGGTCAGGAGTGGGGACCAGAGAAGCAGAGAATGTATGCCATAGAGGAACTTATACCCTTTCTGGCCCCCATCCCGTGCCCATGGGGAGACAGAGCCCAGGGAGGGTTGGCAGACAGGTTTCACCCAGCTCTGGGTCCATGAAGAGCTGCAGTCTCAGGGCTCGCCTTGCCTCCACCCTGCTGCAGGCACCAGCAGAGGGGAACGGGTCTCTTctggcttggggtggggagggctccaGCTCTCACCTCCTGGTCCTCATTGCTgtgctctggggctggagatggTGAGCCAGGCTGGGGTGCTGGGCCGGCAGGAAGGAGCTTCACTCTGTTGGCGGGCACAATGCCCTGCTGGCCATGCAGCGAGCAGAGGCACCAGCCATCCAGGCCACCAGCGCCCTCCCTTTGCAGGACCCGGAGGACATCCCCTCGGCGGAAGGATAGCTCCTGGGGGGACTCAGCGGTGTTGTCGTACAGTGCCCGGGCCAGCTGGGCCTGGTGGGGGAGgcgggagtggggagaggggtctCACACACATAGCAGGTCCCTTGCTCAGAAATATCACAGAGCTCCCCACATCCCTCAGGCTACAGATCTGAACTGACTCAGCCCTTACTGACTGGGTCCTGCCTTGTCTCCAGCTTCATCccctgttctcttcctcttcctatctATTCCCTGAACTAGAGAGATTCTTTCCCACTTCAGGGCCTTGGCACTTGTGGTTTCCTTTACTCTTGCCTTGACTCATCGCCTGACTGGCCCTTTTTCATCCTTCAGTTCTGCTGAAGTGTCTCCTCCTCAAAGAGGGCTTTCCTTCATTCTTCTTCCTACCCAACTCTGTGTCGGTCTTCACCATTGTTTCCTTCATCAGACTTTACATTATTTGCCTACTTCATTTCTTATTGTCTATCTCTTCCCTTACCCTGTAAGCTCTGGGAGAACAGAACAGGGACTGCTCTATTCCTGGCCCCTGCCAACGGGCTTCACCTGGAATCAGGTCTGAAGGAACATGCGTTGCATGAATTCCCTCCAAAGCTTCGTGTACATGAGAAAGACCCGCTAAGGTTTGCCCGAGACTCTCCTTCACCTTCCCTGTTTCCCAGTCAGCATCCCCCACAAGCAGAAGTTTAGACTGAATGGCAGCAGAGACCCAGCAATCCGCGAGAGACTGGGAAAAACCCAGCACAGACAGTGCCTAggcataaaaaggaagaaaacagaaactgaagCAACTGTTTTGTTCTCAGTCTCTGCAAAGAAGGTTCTATCAGAGGAAGCTGAGGTTAccatggagaggagaaaagagtatacactctactgtgtgtgtgtttggggtggccgggcagggagggtgggactGGCAGATCAACCAAGAGCAAACATTTGTCAGCCTGTTTCCAGTACTGTCTGGTAGGGACAGCTAAGCTTTGTTGCTTTGAGATCCACTTGCTCAAGTGGAAAAGTCACAGATAATCAAGTGAAAATTATGTATCCAGACACTTTGCAAGTCTTTACACTAATcatcttatctcatttaatcctaaaacACCCTTATGAGGATGGAGCCATCATTATCCCATTTGGAAAGGTGGCTGGGACATAGAGGGTAGGACTCTGCCCCCAACAGAGAGCTGGTGCTGCTGGCAGAAGTGACTTGAACCCCAGGCTGTTTGACTCCAGAGCCAGTGCTCTTAGTCACCCGCTTACTGCTTCTCCACCATCACAAACATGAGgttctactttcttctttttctattagtGACTTAACCTCTTGGTTAGGTAGAATCCATGACTCCAATATGACTCAAGCACATATGAAGTCTTCGTTCTACCCGATTTCCCTTTGCTATTCAGCTCTCATGGGGCTCCGGTCCCATGTTGCCTTTGATAGAATCAGGCTTCCACCACTCACTGTACTGGAACATGTTCTGGTTGGGTTGTGCTTGCCAGGTGACTGTGCCTGCTGGCGGGCTCCCAGGCGATGGTGGTGGACAGCAGGAGTTAGGCATCACCGAGCAGGTAATCCATGTGCGCTAATTCAGTAGAACATCTCAAGCTAAAGGTCTCTGGCAGGGGTGCATTTGGTCCCAGACCCTGGAGAGAAGGAGGCCTGGCTCAGGCAGCAAGAGTGCATGTTCCTTTCATGGGCATTTCCCTTGTGTGGAGGGGGGGTCCAGCCCTCTCGGCTGGGTGATTTTAACAACAAAGGACTTTTCCTCTTGCCTGGTTCCACACTCATCAAGCCATTTTCTGACTATATTTTGGCTTCTAAAGGATATTCTcccacagaaagaaaacatgctAACCAGATGGCACAAATTTCTGGTTACCTCAGCACTTTTCTTTCTAATTGTTAATTAGAAATTAGTGTTTTGGgttaggcggggggggggggggcggtgaagaGCACAGTTCTGAGGCAGACAGACCGGGGCTTcagtcctggctctgtccctttcTAACTGCATGACTTTGGGCAGGTTGTTTGACCTTCCCAAGCCTTCGGTTTCCTCCTTTGTAGAATTCCGTGGCCATATCCAAATATCCATTTCTGGATAATAACAGCGCAGGGTTATGGTGAGGTCTGGAGGAGATAATGCAGCAAACCACCAGGACAAAGCTTAGGACCCACACGGGGCCTATatatgctcaacaaatattagctacTATTAGGATCCTGTGAGTTTGATGAATGTGAATGCCACCCCCCACCTCTAGGTACAAAGAAAAATTTGCCTCCTGGGACTACAAAGCTGACCAGCTGACCTAAGCTAGCCTTGAGCCATCATTTTTATGTCAGAGTACCCCTCCCTGTTTTCAGGACCTCCCCCTCTCCAGGCTCTGAGTTCAGGTCTTCTCACCATCATACAGACTGAGGAGCTAAAATGAGTTTGGTCTGAGAAGGAGTGAAAACTGAACTCGCCCTGGGAGTATGGGAGGATGTCAGGAGCCATGCTTCTCGTCTTTCCAGCCTCACAGTCCTCCTGCCCAGAGTACCCATTCGGAAGGCACCAGAAAGCAAGAGGCAGCCTCGCTTTCCCCGGAAATCACAGCATCTAGGGAAGGGTGGAAAGGGGACAGAGTTGCTTGGACTCAAACTGTAAGGTGTGCAGGGCAGAAAGCAGAGGTGGGCTGTGGAGAGCTCCTCCTAGTGTTAAGGTTTGAATTCTGTCCCAACAGGCCAAACTTCTGGGCCTCACCATTTCAGGAACTCAGGCCAGAGCTGTTGATAGACTGATTGATGACGGGTGTGGCCACCCTGCTCTACCCCCTCCTCAGGGGCCCAGCTGACTTGTGAGGGAGTGGCTACCTTAACTGGGGGGTGGCAGTGGGCCACAAGCTTTCTGGGAggcctcctcccaccctcccatcATGCCAGCTGTCTCCTCCCTTTGTCCCCAGTCCCCGGAAAGTGGCCAGAGGCTGGCTGACAtcacctctcctcctccctctattttctctctctccgtgCCTGATCTCCCTCTTTAGCtttatttctcccctttcctccatTCTTCCTCTACAGAAGGGCCTCTTTGGCCTCTCCTATTTTCCTGTAGCCACCTCCATTCCTTCACCCCCTCCCAACCTTTTTACTTGCCTCCCAATCACAAGCCCCTGCCAACCACCGGTGGCCATCTGTTCCCGCCCCTAAAACAGCAGATAGGACTCGGGCTAGgcttgccccctcccctccatccaGGGGCAGcctctagaaagaaaaagaggagaatggggagggggaggagagaaaggggaacctagACCCAGAAGGAGTTAGggaaggggagtgagagggagaaagggaaacaaaagcaagggCGGGGGGTGAGGACACAGCCTCTCGGAGGAGAAAGGGCCcagggagaaagacaaagagaaggcagaaataaaaGTGACAGGAGTGCAGGGCAGGCCGTGGAGGCCTATGGCCCGCAGCCTCCTCTCCCTGGTGGACTCACCGACGTGGCTATGGCCATGGCCTTGGCCTCCCGCGCGGCCTGCTTCAGGCCAAGCTCGGTTTCGCTGATTTCACCAGCGGCCGCCCCGCATCATGGAGGCGGCCCCCGGCTGCGGCGCCTGAGTCGTGGCCTCCGCGGAggttggaggaggagaaagaaagcccACAAAACTCCCCAAATGGGAGGCAGCTTGGCCGGGCAGGAGGAGGagcggggcgggccggggcgtCGCTGCGGGACCTCATCCAAGGGCGCGCGCTCCGTGCCGTCCCGGGGGCCACGGGGTTGGCCAGGC
This Mustela nigripes isolate SB6536 chromosome 13, MUSNIG.SB6536, whole genome shotgun sequence DNA region includes the following protein-coding sequences:
- the EFS gene encoding embryonal Fyn-associated substrate, whose product is MAIATSAQLARALYDNTAESPQELSFRRGDVLRVLQREGAGGLDGWCLCSLHGQQGIVPANRVKLLPAGPAPQPGSPSPAPEHSNEDQEVYVVPPPARPCPTVGPQAGPCLPSPDPIYKVPRGSGTQTAAPGDALEVYDVPPTALRVPSNGPYDSPASFSRPLAQGALQPPGEDEAPYDVPLAPKLPSELEADLEWEGGREPEPPLYAAPSNLKRASALLNLYEAPEELLADGEGGGTDEGIYDVPLLGPEAPPSPEPPGASASNDLDALALLLARSPPLPHRPRLPSAESLSRRPLPALPVPEAPSPSPAPSPAPGRKGSIQDRPLPPPPPRLPGYGGPKVEEDPEGREVEDDPAGPHNEYEGIPMAEEYDYVHLKGMDKAQGCRPLDKACPGDPELLERGLPEQQEAPCPEEPLDLPTGDLQLLHFYAGQCQSHYSALQAAVAALTSSTQANQPPRLFVPHGKRVVVAAHRLVFVGDTLGRLAASAPLRAQVGAAGTALGQALRATVLAVKGAALGYPSHPAAQEMAQCVAALAGQALQFTTLLSSLAP